The genomic region TCCAGAGATTTCACCTATATAGATAATGTTGTGCAGATGAACCTTCTTTGTTTGGTTACAGATAATGAAAAGGCTTTAAACGAAGTATATAACACTGCAGTAGGTGATCGTACAAACTTAAAGGAATTGACGCACCTCCTGAAGCAAAATCTGGCTGAATACGATTCAGATATTGCAGAAGTAGAAATTAAACATGGTCCCAATAGACCTGGAGATATTCCACATTCGTTGGCATCGGTAGAGAAGGCTAAAAAATTACTTAATTATAATCCCACACATAGAATTGAAGATGGTCTAAAAGAGGCTACTCATTGGTATTGGGATAATTTATAAATCCTATTCGTAATTATTATTTCAATGGAGAGACCATATAAAATTTTAGAATGGGATACCAACTTTTTTAAGTTCAAGGTTGCAGAAGTGAAAAAGAATATTTTAAATAATTCAAAATCACGCGAAATAATTCTCAACTCAATGATTGAGGATGAGATCAAATTAGGATATTATAGTTCTGGAATTAAGTTAAATTCAGAAATATCTTCAGGTTTTGATATCAATTTAGTTATCCACAGAGTTCCATTAATACGAAAAATTAAGGATGAGTTTCCTTTTCACGCGAATATTAGTTTTTATGAAGAAAATGAACCGAATAAAGCATTAGTTGAATTAGCTCAATTAGCCGGTAGACAAGGTAGATTTGGTTTGGATCCAAGAATACCGAACGAGGTTTGCGATGAGATATTTAGAAATTGGATTAAAAATTCTGTGAATAAAAAATTAGCTACTCATACTCTTGTATATAGAGAAAATTCTGAAATAGTTGGTTTTGCTACAATCGACATTAAAAATGGTCGCGGTCGTACTCCATTATTTGCTGTTAAAAGAGAATATGAAGGTAAAGGCATTTCCTTTGCATTAATGAGGGCAATGGAATCAGTGTTGAAAAGAGAAGGTTGTCCAATTGTAGTGGGGGGTACCCAGAAACTGAACGAGAAAGCTTTAAAAGTTTATGAAAGGTATGGTCTCATTCCGCAAAAGCCTGAATTTATTTATCACTTATGGAATAAAAATTTAGAGAATGATTAAAAAAAAAATAGCAGTAATAGGATTAGGCTACGTTGGGTTGCCACTTGCAAGACTTTTTTCAACTAAATTTGCTGTGGTTGGTTTTGATATTAACTCGGCGAGAGTAAAGGAATTAATGTCTGGTCATGATTCTACCCTTGAAGTTGAAGATGAAGTTCTAAAAGTTTCTCTCAAACAGGACAATTCGGATGCAAATGGATTGTTTTGTTCAGCAAATCTGGAAGATATAAAAGATTGTAATTATTATATCATTACAGTTCCAACTCCTGTAGATAAAAATAATAGACCCGACCTTACTCCTTTATACAAAAGTAGTGAAACTGTAGCAAAGGTTCTATCTAAAGGAGATGTAGTTATTTATGAATCAACTGTTTATCCTGGAGTTACCGAGGATGAGTGTGTTCCCGTACTCGAGAAACATTCAGGTTTAAAGTTTAATGAAGATTTTTTCGTAGGATATTCCCCAGAAAGGATCAATCCAGGAGATAAGGAGCATACTGTAGAAAAAATTCTTAAAGTAACTGCTGGTTCCACACCCGAGATAGGAGAACAGGTAAACAGTCTGTACGCTGAAGTAATTACAGCTGGAACTCATCTCGCTCCAACGATTAAAGTGGCTGAAGCGGCAAAAGTTATAGAGAACTCTCAAAGAGATATAAATATAGCGTTTGTAAATGAATTGGCTAAAATCTTTAACATGATGGGTATTGATACTCAAGATGTTCTGGAAGCTGCTGGTACGAAATGGAATTTTTTACCTTTTAAACCAGGATTGGTGGGGGGGCATTGTATTGGAGTAGATCCTTATTATCTTGCACAGAAAGCACAGGAAATTGGGTATCATCCGGAAATCATCCTGGCGGGAAGAAGAATGAATGATAGTATGGGTCAGTACGTAGCTTCGGAACTGGTGAAGCTCATGCTTCAGAATGACATCAGAGTTAAAGCTTCGAAAATCTTAGTTTTAGGAATCACTTTCAAAGAGAATTGTCCTGACGTTAGAAATACTAAAGTTGTGGATGTTATCAAAAGTTTGAAGGAATACGGAGTGGAGATAACTATTCATGATCCACTAGCTAGTCCTTCGGAAGTGAAGCATGAGTATGAACTTGATACAGTTAGGGTGGTGCCGAAAGACAAATTTGATGCTATCCTAATGACAGTTGCTCATAAAGAATTTCTCAAACTAGACTTGGAAGAACTGAAAAAACCTACTTCTGTAGTATATGACGTAAAAGGAGTTTTAGGTGATAGATGTGACAAAAAATTATAATAGATGATAGTCAAGAATATTTGTTGCATTGGTGCGGGATATGTTGGTGGGCCAACAATGGCGGTAATAGCTCAAAAATGTCC from Christiangramia sp. OXR-203 harbors:
- a CDS encoding GNAT family N-acetyltransferase; this translates as MERPYKILEWDTNFFKFKVAEVKKNILNNSKSREIILNSMIEDEIKLGYYSSGIKLNSEISSGFDINLVIHRVPLIRKIKDEFPFHANISFYEENEPNKALVELAQLAGRQGRFGLDPRIPNEVCDEIFRNWIKNSVNKKLATHTLVYRENSEIVGFATIDIKNGRGRTPLFAVKREYEGKGISFALMRAMESVLKREGCPIVVGGTQKLNEKALKVYERYGLIPQKPEFIYHLWNKNLEND
- a CDS encoding nucleotide sugar dehydrogenase, with product MIKKKIAVIGLGYVGLPLARLFSTKFAVVGFDINSARVKELMSGHDSTLEVEDEVLKVSLKQDNSDANGLFCSANLEDIKDCNYYIITVPTPVDKNNRPDLTPLYKSSETVAKVLSKGDVVIYESTVYPGVTEDECVPVLEKHSGLKFNEDFFVGYSPERINPGDKEHTVEKILKVTAGSTPEIGEQVNSLYAEVITAGTHLAPTIKVAEAAKVIENSQRDINIAFVNELAKIFNMMGIDTQDVLEAAGTKWNFLPFKPGLVGGHCIGVDPYYLAQKAQEIGYHPEIILAGRRMNDSMGQYVASELVKLMLQNDIRVKASKILVLGITFKENCPDVRNTKVVDVIKSLKEYGVEITIHDPLASPSEVKHEYELDTVRVVPKDKFDAILMTVAHKEFLKLDLEELKKPTSVVYDVKGVLGDRCDKKL